The stretch of DNA CCCCGACAACACCGTCTTCAACTGGCATCTCGGCAACCAATCCGACGTCGAGGCGGCCTTCGCCCGCGCCGCGCACGTCACCAAGCTCGACATCGTCAACAACCGCCTGGTGCCGAACCCGATCGAGCCTCGCGCCGCGGTCGGCGAGTACGACGAGGCCGAGGAAGCCTTCACCCTCTACACCACGAGCCAGAACCCGCATGTCGCGCGCCTCGTGCTCTCGGCCTTCATCGGCATCGCGCCGGAGAACAAGCTGCGGGTGGTGGCGCCGGATGTCGGCGGCGGCTTCGGCTCGAAGATCTTCATCTACGCCGAGGAGACGATCTGCGTCTGGGCGGCGAAGAAGGTCGGCCGGCCGGTGAAGTGGACCAGCGACCGCACCGAGGCGTTCCTTTGCGACGCCCATGGCCGCGACCACGTCACCCATGCCGAACTGGCGATGGACGAGGGTGGCAGGATTCTGGCGCTGAAGGTCCACACCATCGCCAATCTCGGCGCCTATCTCTCGACCTTCTCGTCGTCGGTGCCGACCTACCTCTACGCGCCGCTCCTGTCGGGCCAGTACAACATCCCGGCGATCTACTGCGAGGTGGACGGGGTCTACACCAACACCGCGCCGGTCGATGCCTATCGCGGTGCCGGGCGGCCGGAGGCGACCTTCGTCATCGAGCGGCTGGTCGAGGTCGCGGCGCGCGAGCTGAACCAGGACCCGGCGAAGTTCCGGCGCAAGAACTACATCAAGAGCTTCCCGCACCAGACGCCCGTCATCATGATGTACGATGGCGGCGATTATTCCGCCTCCCTCGACAAGGCGCTGGAGATCGCCGATCACAAGGGCTTCGCCCGCCGCCGGCGCGAGAGCGTCCGCAACGGCAAGCTTCGTGGGCTAGGCTTCTCGTCCTACATCGAGGCCTGCGGCATCGCCCCGTCGCAGGCCGTCGGGTCGCTCGGTGCCGGCGTGGGCCTGTGGGAATCGGCCGAGGTGCGGGTGAACCCGACCGGGTCGATCGAGGTGCTGACCGGCTCGCACAGCCACGGCCAGGGCCACGAGACCACCTTCGCGCAGCTCGTCTCCGACCGGCTCGGCGTGCCGATCGAGAGCGTCACCATCGTCCACGGCGACACCGACAAGGTGCAGTTCGGCATGGGCACCTACGGCTCGCGCTCCGGCGCGGTCGGCATGTCGGCCATCGCCAAGGCGATCGACAAGGTGGTGGCCAAGGGCCGCAAGGTCGCGGCCTACGCGATGGAGGCCGGCGAGGACGACATCGAGTTCAAGGATGGCCGCTTCTCGGTCGCCGGAACCGACAAGTCGCTGGCGTTCGGCGAGGTGGCGCTGCAGGCCTACGTCGCGCACAAGTTCAGCGGCGCGCAGCTCGAGCCGGGGCTGAAGGAGGGGGCGTTCTACGATCCCACCAACTTCACCTTCCCGGCCGGGATGCACATCTGCGAGCTCGAGGTCGATCCCGATACCGGCGTCGTCACCATCGAAAAGTTCACGGCGGTCGACGATTTCGGCAACGTCATCAACCCGATGATCGTCGAGGGCCAGGTCCATGGCGGCATCGCGCAGGGCGTCGGCCAGGCGCTGTTCGAGGGCGCGTTCTACGATGCCGACGGCCAGCTCGTCACCGCGAGCTTCATGGATTACCGGATGCCGCGGGCGGCCGATTTGCCGTCGTTCGAGGTCGGCATGACGGTGACGCCGTGCCCGTCGAACCCGCTCGGCATCAAGGGCTGCGGCGAGGCCGGCGCCATCGCGGCCCCGGCGGCGGTGATGAACGCGCTCACCGACGCGCTGGGCCACGAGAACATCGCGATGCCTGCCACGCCCCTGGCGGTGTGGCGGGCCGCGCAGGCGAGCCCCCACCTGCGCCCGGAAGCCGCGGAATAAGAGACAATCTGGAGAGCCCCATGTACGCTTTCGCCTATCACCAGCCGAACAGCCTCAAGGAGGCCGTGAGCCTGCTCGCCGGAGAGGACGCCAAGCTCGTCGCCGGCGGCCACACCCTGATCCCGACGATGAAGCAGCGGCTGGCCGCCCCCGGCACGCTGATCGACCTCGGCAAGGTGCCGGACCTCGTCGGCATCGAGCGCAGCCCGCGCTCGATCACCATCGGGGCGATGACCACCCACGGCGCCGTGGCCGCGTCGAACGACGTGAAGGAGGCGATTCCGGCTTTGGCCGAACTCGCGGCGCTGATCGGCGACCCGGCGGTGCGCCACCGCGGCACGATCGGCGGCTCGGTCGCCAACAACGATCCGGCGGCCGATTACCCGGCGGCGTGCCTCGCCCTCGGCGCCACGATCAGCACCAACAAGCGCAAGCTGACGGCGGAGGAGTTCTTCACCGGGCTGTTCGAGACGGCCTTGGAAGAGGGCGAGATCGTCACCGGCGTCTCGTTCCCTATTCCCCACAAGGCGGCCTACGAGAAGTTCCGCAACCCGGCCTCGCGCTACGCCCTCGTCGGCGTGTTCGTCGCCAAGCGCCCGAGCGACATCCGGGTGACGGTGACGGGTGCCGGCTCGAACGGGGTCTTCCGCTGGACCGAGGCCGAGGAGGCATTGGCCAAGCGCTTCGCCGCGAAGTCGTTGGAGGGGATGTCGCCGTCGGCGAGCGGCCTCAACAGCGACATCCACGCCGATGCCGATTACCGGGCCCACCTGATCGGCGTCATGGCGCGGCGCGCCGTGCAGAAGGCGGCGGATCGGTAGGGCGCGACGCGCGTGTGAGAACCCTCCCCCCTCTGCGGGGGAGGGTGGCGAGCGGATGCGAGCCGGGAGAGGGGCAGCGCGACGGCACCGGACGTGGCAGCCGTCATCATGGTCGCGACCTCTCCGGAAACGGCGTCCCCTCTCCCGACCCTGCTGACGCAGGGGCCACCCTCCCCCGCAGAGGGGGGAGGGTTTGATTGGCGGCGTTCCGCTCCAAATAGCTATCGTCAAAGCAAGCTGGCGGAAGCCACCCGTCACCCGCGAGAAGCCTCCTCCGCCGAATGACCCTCCCCACCTCCATCGACGCCACCCAGGCGCTGCTCTCCTCGGCCGGCTACGTCGCCGACCGGGCGCTCTCCACCGTGGTGTTCCTCTCGCTCAAGCTGCAGCGGCCGCTCTTCCTCGAAGGCGAGGCCGGGGTCGGCAAGACCGAGATCGCCAAGGTGCTGGCGAAGTCGCTCGGCCGGCCGCTGATCCGGCTGCAATGCTACGAGGGGCTGGATGTCGCGGCCGCCGTCTACGAGTGGAACTATGCCGGCCAGATGATGGCGATCCGCCTCACCGAGGCCGGCGGCGCCGTCGACCGTGAGCGGCTCGAATCCGAACTCTTCTCCGAGCGCTACCTCATCCGCCGGCCGCTGCTCCAGGCGCTGGAGCCGGGTGCGGACGGGGCGCCGGTGCTGCTGATCGACGAGCTCGACCGCACCGACGAGGCCTTCGAGGCCTTCCTGCTCGAGGTCCTGTCCGACTTCCAGGTCACGATTCCCGAACTCGGCACGATTCGCGCGCCCGAGCCGCCGCTGGTGATCCTGACCTCGAACCGCACCCGCGAGATTCATGACGCGTTGAAGCGCCGCTGCCTCTACCACTGGGTCGATTACCCGGATGCGGAGCGCGAGTTGCAGATCCTGCGCACCCGCCTGCCGCACGCGCCCGAGGCCCTGTCGCGCCAGGTCGTCGCCTTCGTGCAGGCGATCCGCAAGGAGGATCTGTTCAAGGCGCCGGGCGTCGCCGAGACCCTGGATTGGGCCACGGCACTCGTCGAGCTCGACGCCGTGGCGCTGGATCCGACGCTGGTCATCGACACGCTCGGCGTGCTGTTGAAGTACCAGGACGACATCCAGGCGATGCAGGGCGGGCGCGCCAAGGCGCTGCTCGACGAGGTGAGATCGTCCGCTGGATGAGCGACGCGCCCGCGGGCTCCGGCCGGCTTGCCGACAACATCGCGTATTTCGCCCGGGCTCTCCGCGCCGCCGGCGTGCCGGTCGGGCCCGGCGACGTGATCGACGCCGTCGAGGCGGTCGAGGCCGCGGCGATCGGCAGCCGCGAGGACTTCTACTGGACCCTCCACGCGGTGCTGGTGCGCCGGCGCGAGCACTCGACCCTGTTCGCCGAGGCCTTCCGGCTGTTCTGGCGCCGGCGCGACCTCATCGAGAAGATGATCGCCCAGATGTCGCCGGTCGCCCCCGACAAGGCGCCGCCCAAACCCCCGAATGCCGGGGCGCTCAGGGTGCAGGACGCCCTGTCGCCGAAATCCGAGCGGCCCAAGCCCAAAGTCACGGAAGAGGATCTCACCACCGTCACCCTGTCTGTGTCGCAGGCCGAGGTGCTGAAGGCCAAGGACTTCGCCCAGATGAGCGCCGAGGAGGTGGCCCAGGCCCGCCGGCTCATCGGCGCGCTCCGGCTGCCCGACGACGCGACCCGGACGCGGCGGTTCGAGGCGCGCCCGCGCGGGCGCATCGATCCCCGCCGCAGCTTCCAGCGCACGGTGCGGGCGGGCGGCGCCATCGACCTCGCCTTCCGGGCGCCGCGGGAGCGGCCGCCGCCGATCGTGGCGCTCTGCGACATCTCCGGCTCGATGGCGGAGTATTCCCGGCTGTTCCTGCACTTCCTGCACGCGCTGTCCGAGCAGAGGCGGGTCCACAGCTTCGTCTTCGCGACGCGGCTCACCAACATCACCCGGGAACTCACCCGCCGCGATCCCGACGAGGCCTTGTCCCGCGCCAGCGCCCGGGCGCAGGACTGGGAGGGCGGCACCCGCATCGCCGAGGCCCTGCACCTGTTCAACCGGCACTGGTCGCGCCGGGTGCTCGGCGGCGGCGCGGTGGTGCTGCTGTTCACCGACGGGCTCGAGCGCGAGGTGACGCCGGAGCTGACCCACGAGATGGACCGCCTGCGGCGCTCGTGCCGGCGGCTGGT from Methylobacterium aquaticum encodes:
- a CDS encoding xanthine dehydrogenase family protein molybdopterin-binding subunit is translated as MTATGIGASVRRKEDQRFITGKGRYVDDYNRPGQAYAYFLRSPHAHATIRGIDTSAAAAMPGVVGILTGEDLAADKVGGLICGWMIHSKDGTPMKAGPHPALAQGKVRYVGDHVAVVIAETLAQAKDAAEVITVEYDVLPAVVETAKAAGAGTVVHDVAPDNTVFNWHLGNQSDVEAAFARAAHVTKLDIVNNRLVPNPIEPRAAVGEYDEAEEAFTLYTTSQNPHVARLVLSAFIGIAPENKLRVVAPDVGGGFGSKIFIYAEETICVWAAKKVGRPVKWTSDRTEAFLCDAHGRDHVTHAELAMDEGGRILALKVHTIANLGAYLSTFSSSVPTYLYAPLLSGQYNIPAIYCEVDGVYTNTAPVDAYRGAGRPEATFVIERLVEVAARELNQDPAKFRRKNYIKSFPHQTPVIMMYDGGDYSASLDKALEIADHKGFARRRRESVRNGKLRGLGFSSYIEACGIAPSQAVGSLGAGVGLWESAEVRVNPTGSIEVLTGSHSHGQGHETTFAQLVSDRLGVPIESVTIVHGDTDKVQFGMGTYGSRSGAVGMSAIAKAIDKVVAKGRKVAAYAMEAGEDDIEFKDGRFSVAGTDKSLAFGEVALQAYVAHKFSGAQLEPGLKEGAFYDPTNFTFPAGMHICELEVDPDTGVVTIEKFTAVDDFGNVINPMIVEGQVHGGIAQGVGQALFEGAFYDADGQLVTASFMDYRMPRAADLPSFEVGMTVTPCPSNPLGIKGCGEAGAIAAPAAVMNALTDALGHENIAMPATPLAVWRAAQASPHLRPEAAE
- a CDS encoding FAD binding domain-containing protein, whose translation is MYAFAYHQPNSLKEAVSLLAGEDAKLVAGGHTLIPTMKQRLAAPGTLIDLGKVPDLVGIERSPRSITIGAMTTHGAVAASNDVKEAIPALAELAALIGDPAVRHRGTIGGSVANNDPAADYPAACLALGATISTNKRKLTAEEFFTGLFETALEEGEIVTGVSFPIPHKAAYEKFRNPASRYALVGVFVAKRPSDIRVTVTGAGSNGVFRWTEAEEALAKRFAAKSLEGMSPSASGLNSDIHADADYRAHLIGVMARRAVQKAADR
- a CDS encoding AAA family ATPase gives rise to the protein MTLPTSIDATQALLSSAGYVADRALSTVVFLSLKLQRPLFLEGEAGVGKTEIAKVLAKSLGRPLIRLQCYEGLDVAAAVYEWNYAGQMMAIRLTEAGGAVDRERLESELFSERYLIRRPLLQALEPGADGAPVLLIDELDRTDEAFEAFLLEVLSDFQVTIPELGTIRAPEPPLVILTSNRTREIHDALKRRCLYHWVDYPDAERELQILRTRLPHAPEALSRQVVAFVQAIRKEDLFKAPGVAETLDWATALVELDAVALDPTLVIDTLGVLLKYQDDIQAMQGGRAKALLDEVRSSAG
- a CDS encoding vWA domain-containing protein gives rise to the protein MSDAPAGSGRLADNIAYFARALRAAGVPVGPGDVIDAVEAVEAAAIGSREDFYWTLHAVLVRRREHSTLFAEAFRLFWRRRDLIEKMIAQMSPVAPDKAPPKPPNAGALRVQDALSPKSERPKPKVTEEDLTTVTLSVSQAEVLKAKDFAQMSAEEVAQARRLIGALRLPDDATRTRRFEARPRGRIDPRRSFQRTVRAGGAIDLAFRAPRERPPPIVALCDISGSMAEYSRLFLHFLHALSEQRRVHSFVFATRLTNITRELTRRDPDEALSRASARAQDWEGGTRIAEALHLFNRHWSRRVLGGGAVVLLFTDGLEREVTPELTHEMDRLRRSCRRLVWLNPLLRFEGFSARASGIRAMLPHVDDFRPIHSLSAMADLCRALGAHQPRGREPKAWLREAG